In Ailuropoda melanoleuca isolate Jingjing chromosome 4, ASM200744v2, whole genome shotgun sequence, the following proteins share a genomic window:
- the SETD5 gene encoding histone-lysine N-methyltransferase SETD5 isoform X1, whose translation MEVLRDPIKKNSSESKPAQSGFSRGNSLLSCPESVEASPAVNEKSVYSTHNYGTTQRHGCRGLPYADHNYGAPPPPTPPASPPVQTIIPRSDLNGLPSPVEERCGDSPNSEGETVPTWCPCGLSQDGFLLNCDKCRGMSRGKVIRLHRRKQDNISGGDSSATESWDEELSPSTVLYTATQHTPTSITLTVRRTKPKKRKKSPEKGRAAAKTKKIKAFREGSRKSLRMKNSPSEAQNLDENTTEGWENRIRLWTDQYEEAFTNQYSADVQNALEQHLHSSKEFVGKPAILDTINKTELACNNTVIGSQMQLQLGRVTRVQKHRKILRAARDLALDTLIIEYRGKVMLRQQFEVNGHFFKKPYPFVLFYSKFNGVEMCVDARTFGNDARFIRRSCTPNAEVRHMIADGMIHLCIYAVSAITKDAEVTIAFDYEYSNCNYKVDCACHKGNRNCPIQKRNPNAAEPPLPPPPSLPTIGAETRRRKARRKELEMEQQNEAPEEDNSQQPEQVPEKATVSSDHEEIDNPEEKAEEEKEEVTDDQENPAHSRRTREDRKVEAIMHAFENLEKRKKRRDQPLEQSSSDIEITTTTSEVPVGEEAKTEAPEPEVSNPASNMAIPSTPQSVGVNTRRSSQAGDVAAEKPVPKPPPAKPSRPRPKSRISRYRTSSAQRLKRQKQAIAQQAELSQAALEDGGNNSSVTPTEAGNIDSSGENRQLMGSDPTVVSVTGSHVNRAAPKYPKTKKYLVTEWLNDKAEKQECPVECPLRITTDPTVLATTLNMLPGLIHSPLICTTPKHYIRFGSPFIPERRRRPLLPDGTFSSCKKRWIKQALEEGMTQTSSVPQETRTQHLYQSNENSNSSSICKDNADLLSPLKKWKSRYLMEQNVTKLLRPLSPVTPPPPNPGSKSPPLTTPGPSHPEEECRNGYSLMFSPITSLTTASRCNTPLQFENISSPESSPANRPESLSPELCHRKDLDLTKVGYLDSNTNSCADRPSLINSGPSDLAPHPSVGPPSETGFPSRSGDGHQTLARNSDQAFRTEFNLMYAYSPLNAMPRADGLYRGSPLVGDRKPLHLDGGYCSPAEGFPSRYEHSFMKDLSRGSVSPGGERACEGVPSAPQNPPQRKKVSLLEYRKRKQEAKENSGGGGDSAQSKIKSAGAGQGSSNSLSDTGAHGVQGSSTRTPSSPHKKFSPSHSSMSHMEAVSPSDSRGTSSHCRPQENISSRWMVPTSVERLREGGSIPKVLRSSVRVAQKGEPSPTWESNITEKDSDPTDGEGPETLSSALSKGAAVYSPSRYSYQLLQCDSPRTESQSLLQQSSSPFRGHPTQSPGYSYRTTALRPGNPPSHGSSESSLSSTSYSSPAHPVSTDSLAPFTGTPGYYSSQPHSGNSTGSNLPRRSCPSSAASPTPQGPSDSPTSDSVSQSSTGTLSSTSFPQNSRSSLPSDLRTISLPSAGQSTAYQASRVSAVSNSQHYPHRGSGGVHQYRLQPLQGSGVKTQTGLS comes from the exons ATGGAAGTATTAAGAGATCCAATTAAGAAGAATAGTTCTGAGTCTAAACCAGCCCAGAGTGGCTTCTCTAGGGgaaactccctgctcagctg CCCTGAATCTGTGGAGGCTAGTCCAGCAGTTAATGAGAAGAGCGTGTATTCCACTCATAATTATGGGACCACTCAGAGGCATGGGTGTCGAGGACTGCCTTATGCT gATCATAATTACGGAGCCCCTCCTCCTCCGAcacctcctgcttctccccctgtccaGACGATCATCCCTCGTTCTGACCTGAATGGCCTGCCGTCGCCCGTAGAGGAACGCTGTGGAGACAGCCCGAACTCTGAAGGAGAGACTGTTCCTACCTGGTGTCCTTGTGGTCTTTCTCAGGATGGCTTCCTTCTCAACTGTGACAAGTGCAG gggaatgagcagggggaaggttATTAGACTTCATCGGCGGAAGCAGGACAACATATCAG GTGGGGATAGCAGTGCAACAGAAAGCTGGGATGAGGAGCTTTCTCCTTCCACTGTGTTGTACACAGCAACACAGCACACACCTACAAGCATCACCTTAACTGTTAGAAGAACCAAACCCAAGAAGCGGAAGAAGAGTCCAGAAAAGGGTCGCGCAGCAGCAAAGACGAAGAAAATCAAG GCATTTCGAGAGGGATCCCGGAAGTCCTTGCGGATGAAG AATTCTCCTTCTGAAGCACAGAATTTAGATGAGAATACAACTGAGGGATGGGAAAATCGGATAAGACTATGGACTGATCAGTATGAAGAAGCTTTCACTAATCAGTACAGTGCAGATGTACAGAACGCCCTTGAACAACATCTACATTCTAGCAAGGAATTTGTGGGCAAACCTGCTATTTTAGACACTATTAATAAGACTGAATTGGCCTGTAATAATACAGTTATTGGTTCCCAAATGCAG CTACAGTTGGGAAGAGTCACTCGTGTTCAGAAGCACCGGAAGATCCTGAGGGCTGCAAGAGACTTGGCTCTGGACACTCTTATAATAGAGTATCGAGGGAAAGTCATGTTACGACAACAATTTGAGGTCAATGGGCATTTCTTCAAAAA ACCATACCCCTTTGTGCTCTTCTACTCAAAATTCAATGGTGTAGAGATGTGTGTGGATGCACGTACTTTCGGTAATGATGCTCGGTTCATCAGAAGATCGTGTACACCAAATGCAGAG GTGCGACACATGATTGCAGATGGGATGATTCACCTGTGTATCTATGCTGTATCTGCCATCACCAAAGATGCTGAGGTCACCATAGCATTTGACTATGAGTACAGTAACTG TAATTATAAAGTGGACTGTGCGTGTCACAAGGGGAACCGGAATTGCCCTATACAGAAAAGGAATCCCAATGCTGCAGAACCACCACTCCCACCTCCTCCAAGCTTACCCACCATCGGAGCAGAGACAAGACGTAGAAAAGCACGACGGAAAGAGCTAGAGATGGAGCAGCAGAATGAGGCTCCAGAAGAGGATAACAGTCAGCAACCAGAACAAGTTCCTGAGAAAGCAACTGTGTCCAGTGACCATGAG GAAATAGACAAtccagaagaaaaagcagaagaggagaaagaagaggttaCCGATGACCAGGAGAACCCAGCTCATAGCAGAAGG ACCCGGGAAGATAGGAAGGTCGAAGCCATCATGCATGCTTTTGaaaacttagagaaaagaaagaagcggCGGGATCAGCCCTTGGAACAAAGCAGCTCTGACATAGAGATTACTACCACCACTTCAGAGGTCCCTGTGGGAGAAGAGGCAAAAACTGAAGCCCCTGAACCTGAAGTTAGCAACCCTGCTTCAAACATGGCCATCCCAAGCACCCCCCAGAGTGTTGGTGTGAACACCCGGAGGTCTTCCCAAGCAGGG GATGTTGCTGCAGAGAAACCAGTCCCCAAGCCACCTCCAGCAAAGCCTTCTAGGCCCCGACCGAAGAGTCGAATTTCTCGGTACCGGACCAGTTCAGCCCAAAGACTAAAGCGTCAGAAGCAGGCCATTGCACAACAGGCAGAGTTGTCACAAGCTGCCTTGGAAGATGGAGGAAATAACAGCTCTGTAACTCCTACTGAAGCTGGAAATATAGACAGTTCAGGAGAAAACAGGCAATTAATGGGGTCTGATCCAACTGTGGTATCAGTTACTGGATCCCATGTCAACCGTGCTGCACCTAaataccccaaaaccaaaaag TATCTAGTTACAGAATGGTTGAATGACAAAGCAGAGAAGCAAGAATGCCCTGTTGAGTGCCCTTTACGTATCACCACGGACCCAACTGTACTGGCAACAACCCTGAACATGTTACCCGGTCTTATCCATTCCCCATTAATTTGCACCACCCCCAAACACTACATTCGCTTTGGCTCACCCTTTATCCCTGAGAGACGTCGAAGACCCCTTCTGCCTGATGGCACCTTCAGCTCCTGTAAAAAG CGCTGGATAAAGCAAGCCTTGGAAGAAGGGATGACTCAAACATCATCTGTACCCCAAGAGACTAGAACTCAGCACCTATACCAAAGTAATGAGAATAGTAACTCTTCTAGTATCTGCAAAGATAATGCAG ACTTGTTGAGCCcattaaagaaatggaagtcTCGCTATCTGATGGAGCAGAATGTCACCAAGTTACTGCGGCCTCTTTCTCCAGTCACACCACCCCCTCCCAATCCAGGCTCAAAGAGCCCCCCACTGACCACACCTGGCCCATCTCACCCAGAAGAGGAGTGTCGAAATGGATACAGCCTCATGTTCTCACCAATCACGTCTCTTACTACTGCTAGTCGCTGCAATACTCCTCTGCAGTTTGAG AACATATCCTCCCCTGAGAGTTCCCCTGCGAATAGGCCCGAGTCCCTGTCACCCGAG cttTGTCACCGGAAGGACCTGGACTTGACAAAAGTAGGCTACCTTGACTCCAACACTAACAGCTGTGCTGACAGACCTTCCCTGATCAACTCAGGTCCTTCTGACCTGGCTCCTCATCCCTCTGTCGGGCCCCCCTCTGAGACTGGCTTTCCAAGTAGGAGTGGAGATGGACATCAGACCCTTGCAAGGAACTCGGACCAGGCATTTCGGACAGAGTTTAACTTAATGTACGCCTACTCCCCATTGAACGCTATGCCTCGAGCAGATGGATTATATCGAGGGTCTCCCCTAGTAGGGGATAGGAAGCCTTTACATTTGGACGGGGGATATTGTTCCCCTGCAGAAGGGTTTCCCAGCAGATATGAACATAGTTTTATGAAAGACCTCTCTCGTGGATCCGTATCACCTGGTGGTGAAAGGGCTTGTGAAGGAGTCCCGTCTGCCCCCCAGAACCCACCGCAGAGGAAAAAG GTATCCCTGCTGGAGTACCGCAAACGGAAACAAGAAGCCAAGGAGAATTCTGGTGGGGGAGGTGACTCTGCACAGAGCAAAATCAAGTCTGCAGGAGCTGGGCAAGGCAGCAGTAACTCACTTTCTGACACTGGTGCCCATGGTGTGCAGGGATCCTCAACCCGAACCCCATCTTCCCCTCACAAAAAATTCTCCCCATCTCATTCCTCTATGTCCCATATGGAGGCGGTAAGCCCATCAGATTCCAGAGGCACTTCATCTCACTGCAGACCTCAAGAGAATATCAGCAGTAGGTG GATGGTTCCCACGTCAGTGGAACGACTCCGAGAAGGAGGGAGCATCCCCAAGGTTCTCCGAAGCAGTGTAAGGGTGGCCCAAAAAGGAGAGCCTTCTCCCACGTGGGAGAGTAACATCACAGAGAAAGACTCAG ACCCTACGGATGGAGAAGGCCCAGAGACACTGAGCTCAGCACTCTCTAAAGGAGCAGCCGTTTACAGCCCTTCCAGATACAGCTACCAG CTCCTGCAGTGTGATAGTCCACGGACAGAATCACAAAGCCTCCTTCAGCAGAGTTCCTCCCCCTTTAGAGGACATCCCACCCAATCTCCAGGATACAGTTATCGAACTACTGCACTGAGACCTGGAAATCCCCCCTCTCACGGTTCTTCAGAATCTTCCCTCTCTTCTACGTCCTATTCCAGCCCCGCCCACCCTGTATCCACAGACTCGTTGGCCCCATTTACGGGGACACCAGGGTATTATAGCAGCCAGCCACATTCTGGAAACAGCACTGGCAGCAATCTTCCAAGGAGGAGCTGCCCTTCTAGTGCTGCTAGCCCTACCCCACAGGGCCCCTCAGACTCGCCGACCTCAGACTCGGTCTCCCAGTCCAGCACAGGAACTCTGAGTTCCACCTCCTTCCCTCAGAACTCTAGGTCGTCATTGCCATCAGACTTACGGACTATCAGTCTGCCCAGTGCTGGGCAGTCCACTGCCTACCAGGCCTCCAGGGTATCTGCGGTTTCCAATTCACAGCACTACCCACACCGTGGGAGTGGGGGTGTGCACCAGTACCGACTCCAGCCGCTGCAAGGGTCAGGAGTCAAGACTCAGACAGGACTTTCCTAG
- the SETD5 gene encoding histone-lysine N-methyltransferase SETD5 isoform X12 — translation MEVLRDPIKKNSSESKPAQSGFSRGNSLLSCPESVEASPAVNEKSVYSTHNYGTTQRHGCRGLPYADHNYGAPPPPTPPASPPVQTIIPRSDLNGLPSPVEERCGDSPNSEGETVPTWCPCGLSQDGFLLNCDKCRGMSRGKVIRLHRRKQDNISGGDSSATESWDEELSPSTVLYTATQHTPTSITLTVRRTKPKKRKKSPEKGRAAAKTKKIKAFREGSRKSLRMKNSPSEAQNLDENTTEGWENRIRLWTDQYEEAFTNQYSADVQNALEQHLHSSKEFVGKPAILDTINKTELACNNTVIGSQMQLQLGRVTRVQKHRKILRAARDLALDTLIIEYRGKVMLRQQFEVNGHFFKKPYPFVLFYSKFNGVEMCVDARTFGNDARFIRRSCTPNAEVRHMIADGMIHLCIYAVSAITKDAEVTIAFDYEYSNCNYKVDCACHKGNRNCPIQKRNPNAAEPPLPPPPSLPTIGAETRRRKARRKELEMEQQNEAPEEDNSQQPEQVPEKATVSSDHEEIDNPEEKAEEEKEEVTDDQENPAHSRRTREDRKVEAIMHAFENLEKRKKRRDQPLEQSSSDIEITTTTSEVPVGEEAKTEAPEPEVSNPASNMAIPSTPQSVGVNTRRSSQAGDVAAEKPVPKPPPAKPSRPRPKSRISRYRTSSAQRLKRQKQAIAQQAELSQAALEDGGNNSSVTPTEAGNIDSSGENRQLMGSDPTVVSVTGSHVNRAAPKYPKTKKYLVTEWLNDKAEKQECPVECPLRITTDPTVLATTLNMLPGLIHSPLICTTPKHYIRFGSPFIPERRRRPLLPDGTFSSCKKRWIKQALEEGMTQTSSVPQETRTQHLYQSNENSNSSSICKDNADLLSPLKKWKSRYLMEQNVTKLLRPLSPVTPPPPNPGSKSPPLTTPGPSHPEEECRNGYSLMFSPITSLTTASRCNTPLQFENISSPESSPANRPESLSPELCHRKDLDLTKVGYLDSNTNSCADRPSLINSGPSDLAPHPSVGPPSETGFPSRSGDGHQTLARNSDQAFRTEFNLMYAYSPLNAMPRADGLYRGSPLVGDRKPLHLDGGYCSPAEGFPSRYEHSFMKDLSRGSVSPGGERACEGVPSAPQNPPQRKKVSLLEYRKRKQEAKENSGGGGDSAQSKIKSAGAGQGSSNSLSDTGAHGVQGSSTRTPSSPHKKFSPSHSSMSHMEAVSPSDSRGTSSHCRPQENISSRWMVPTSVERLREGGSIPKVLRSSVRVAQKGEPSPTWESNITEKDSDPTDGEGPETLSSALSKGAAVYSPSRYSYQLRCRLCI, via the exons ATGGAAGTATTAAGAGATCCAATTAAGAAGAATAGTTCTGAGTCTAAACCAGCCCAGAGTGGCTTCTCTAGGGgaaactccctgctcagctg CCCTGAATCTGTGGAGGCTAGTCCAGCAGTTAATGAGAAGAGCGTGTATTCCACTCATAATTATGGGACCACTCAGAGGCATGGGTGTCGAGGACTGCCTTATGCT gATCATAATTACGGAGCCCCTCCTCCTCCGAcacctcctgcttctccccctgtccaGACGATCATCCCTCGTTCTGACCTGAATGGCCTGCCGTCGCCCGTAGAGGAACGCTGTGGAGACAGCCCGAACTCTGAAGGAGAGACTGTTCCTACCTGGTGTCCTTGTGGTCTTTCTCAGGATGGCTTCCTTCTCAACTGTGACAAGTGCAG gggaatgagcagggggaaggttATTAGACTTCATCGGCGGAAGCAGGACAACATATCAG GTGGGGATAGCAGTGCAACAGAAAGCTGGGATGAGGAGCTTTCTCCTTCCACTGTGTTGTACACAGCAACACAGCACACACCTACAAGCATCACCTTAACTGTTAGAAGAACCAAACCCAAGAAGCGGAAGAAGAGTCCAGAAAAGGGTCGCGCAGCAGCAAAGACGAAGAAAATCAAG GCATTTCGAGAGGGATCCCGGAAGTCCTTGCGGATGAAG AATTCTCCTTCTGAAGCACAGAATTTAGATGAGAATACAACTGAGGGATGGGAAAATCGGATAAGACTATGGACTGATCAGTATGAAGAAGCTTTCACTAATCAGTACAGTGCAGATGTACAGAACGCCCTTGAACAACATCTACATTCTAGCAAGGAATTTGTGGGCAAACCTGCTATTTTAGACACTATTAATAAGACTGAATTGGCCTGTAATAATACAGTTATTGGTTCCCAAATGCAG CTACAGTTGGGAAGAGTCACTCGTGTTCAGAAGCACCGGAAGATCCTGAGGGCTGCAAGAGACTTGGCTCTGGACACTCTTATAATAGAGTATCGAGGGAAAGTCATGTTACGACAACAATTTGAGGTCAATGGGCATTTCTTCAAAAA ACCATACCCCTTTGTGCTCTTCTACTCAAAATTCAATGGTGTAGAGATGTGTGTGGATGCACGTACTTTCGGTAATGATGCTCGGTTCATCAGAAGATCGTGTACACCAAATGCAGAG GTGCGACACATGATTGCAGATGGGATGATTCACCTGTGTATCTATGCTGTATCTGCCATCACCAAAGATGCTGAGGTCACCATAGCATTTGACTATGAGTACAGTAACTG TAATTATAAAGTGGACTGTGCGTGTCACAAGGGGAACCGGAATTGCCCTATACAGAAAAGGAATCCCAATGCTGCAGAACCACCACTCCCACCTCCTCCAAGCTTACCCACCATCGGAGCAGAGACAAGACGTAGAAAAGCACGACGGAAAGAGCTAGAGATGGAGCAGCAGAATGAGGCTCCAGAAGAGGATAACAGTCAGCAACCAGAACAAGTTCCTGAGAAAGCAACTGTGTCCAGTGACCATGAG GAAATAGACAAtccagaagaaaaagcagaagaggagaaagaagaggttaCCGATGACCAGGAGAACCCAGCTCATAGCAGAAGG ACCCGGGAAGATAGGAAGGTCGAAGCCATCATGCATGCTTTTGaaaacttagagaaaagaaagaagcggCGGGATCAGCCCTTGGAACAAAGCAGCTCTGACATAGAGATTACTACCACCACTTCAGAGGTCCCTGTGGGAGAAGAGGCAAAAACTGAAGCCCCTGAACCTGAAGTTAGCAACCCTGCTTCAAACATGGCCATCCCAAGCACCCCCCAGAGTGTTGGTGTGAACACCCGGAGGTCTTCCCAAGCAGGG GATGTTGCTGCAGAGAAACCAGTCCCCAAGCCACCTCCAGCAAAGCCTTCTAGGCCCCGACCGAAGAGTCGAATTTCTCGGTACCGGACCAGTTCAGCCCAAAGACTAAAGCGTCAGAAGCAGGCCATTGCACAACAGGCAGAGTTGTCACAAGCTGCCTTGGAAGATGGAGGAAATAACAGCTCTGTAACTCCTACTGAAGCTGGAAATATAGACAGTTCAGGAGAAAACAGGCAATTAATGGGGTCTGATCCAACTGTGGTATCAGTTACTGGATCCCATGTCAACCGTGCTGCACCTAaataccccaaaaccaaaaag TATCTAGTTACAGAATGGTTGAATGACAAAGCAGAGAAGCAAGAATGCCCTGTTGAGTGCCCTTTACGTATCACCACGGACCCAACTGTACTGGCAACAACCCTGAACATGTTACCCGGTCTTATCCATTCCCCATTAATTTGCACCACCCCCAAACACTACATTCGCTTTGGCTCACCCTTTATCCCTGAGAGACGTCGAAGACCCCTTCTGCCTGATGGCACCTTCAGCTCCTGTAAAAAG CGCTGGATAAAGCAAGCCTTGGAAGAAGGGATGACTCAAACATCATCTGTACCCCAAGAGACTAGAACTCAGCACCTATACCAAAGTAATGAGAATAGTAACTCTTCTAGTATCTGCAAAGATAATGCAG ACTTGTTGAGCCcattaaagaaatggaagtcTCGCTATCTGATGGAGCAGAATGTCACCAAGTTACTGCGGCCTCTTTCTCCAGTCACACCACCCCCTCCCAATCCAGGCTCAAAGAGCCCCCCACTGACCACACCTGGCCCATCTCACCCAGAAGAGGAGTGTCGAAATGGATACAGCCTCATGTTCTCACCAATCACGTCTCTTACTACTGCTAGTCGCTGCAATACTCCTCTGCAGTTTGAG AACATATCCTCCCCTGAGAGTTCCCCTGCGAATAGGCCCGAGTCCCTGTCACCCGAG cttTGTCACCGGAAGGACCTGGACTTGACAAAAGTAGGCTACCTTGACTCCAACACTAACAGCTGTGCTGACAGACCTTCCCTGATCAACTCAGGTCCTTCTGACCTGGCTCCTCATCCCTCTGTCGGGCCCCCCTCTGAGACTGGCTTTCCAAGTAGGAGTGGAGATGGACATCAGACCCTTGCAAGGAACTCGGACCAGGCATTTCGGACAGAGTTTAACTTAATGTACGCCTACTCCCCATTGAACGCTATGCCTCGAGCAGATGGATTATATCGAGGGTCTCCCCTAGTAGGGGATAGGAAGCCTTTACATTTGGACGGGGGATATTGTTCCCCTGCAGAAGGGTTTCCCAGCAGATATGAACATAGTTTTATGAAAGACCTCTCTCGTGGATCCGTATCACCTGGTGGTGAAAGGGCTTGTGAAGGAGTCCCGTCTGCCCCCCAGAACCCACCGCAGAGGAAAAAG GTATCCCTGCTGGAGTACCGCAAACGGAAACAAGAAGCCAAGGAGAATTCTGGTGGGGGAGGTGACTCTGCACAGAGCAAAATCAAGTCTGCAGGAGCTGGGCAAGGCAGCAGTAACTCACTTTCTGACACTGGTGCCCATGGTGTGCAGGGATCCTCAACCCGAACCCCATCTTCCCCTCACAAAAAATTCTCCCCATCTCATTCCTCTATGTCCCATATGGAGGCGGTAAGCCCATCAGATTCCAGAGGCACTTCATCTCACTGCAGACCTCAAGAGAATATCAGCAGTAGGTG GATGGTTCCCACGTCAGTGGAACGACTCCGAGAAGGAGGGAGCATCCCCAAGGTTCTCCGAAGCAGTGTAAGGGTGGCCCAAAAAGGAGAGCCTTCTCCCACGTGGGAGAGTAACATCACAGAGAAAGACTCAG ACCCTACGGATGGAGAAGGCCCAGAGACACTGAGCTCAGCACTCTCTAAAGGAGCAGCCGTTTACAGCCCTTCCAGATACAGCTACCAG TTGAGATGCCGTCTTTGCATATAG